From Ananas comosus cultivar F153 linkage group 2, ASM154086v1, whole genome shotgun sequence:
tgacGGGGGAAAATGAAAAAACGAATATTGACAAagagattttctataatttaaccaaaacaaaaaaaaaaaattaaaatatcgctATCATGgaaaattttaaacaatatCTTTTAAACATTGGATATGCATAAAAATTAGTTATGATAGAGTTTAGTGAAATCACCTTTCAGGGGAATTAAGTTCATAAGTTTTTGTAGGTGTGATCTACAAttatatttcttaatttattttataggcTAAActataaatgtaatttttttgtattaattttaGTCTACGTCATAAGTATTAGAGTTAgtgtatttttaatttatactttgttattatttcaaataagcccaaaaattagaaaatttgttaatatttagttgcataatttttttaaaataatttgacatATCATATCGTTCTACATCAcaatatttatcaaatattcaaaatttaataaaagagaTATCCTACTTTACTAGATAGATATATCAAAATCGATATTTATCAAACagttttggccaatttgcataaaaaatccacttattttgggcttttgcaaaatcgggccacctttttcctttttgcagattcggtccgctttttcagcaaactgaccaaaatacccttattactttttctctttcctctttctctctcctcttcgttctctcgttcttttttttttccgccgaaaaaaaaaaacgaaggccaggcggagcaattttttctactctttttccttttcttcttcttcttcctcctgctggagcacctttttttttccctcttttcttattcttcttcttcttcttccctcctcGTGACCAGCTGTTCGAGTCCTGGCTCCACCCGGCCCAGTACCGCACCCGCCTCTGCAAGGACGAGACCGGCTGCGCCCGCCGCGTCTGCTTCTTCGCCCACAAGCCCGACGAGCTCCACGCCGTCAACCCCTCCCTCGCCTCCGTCTCCGCCGGCCtcgccctcccctcccctcgcTCCTCCAACGacgacgtcgccgccgccgccctcatcctcttccagcagcagcagcagaccctgccgccgccgtcgtcgtcatCCCCCTCCTCGTGCTGCGCCCGGCGGAGCTCCACCCGCGGCTCCGCTCCGCGGGCCGCGTGcaccgttaatggtgtaatggtgcaccattacaccagtTATGAAGAACCGGCAGCCAGTCGGGACACAAGCGCCCGTGCGAGGCCCAGCGGTGACGTGCGCCTCTCCCCGCGACGGTGACGAGAGGGAGCGTTGGCTAGTGCACACGTCGATCCTCGGAGCTTAGCCGACCCAGACATCCCCTGCGCGCTCAGCTCGACCCGACGCCCGCAGGCCGCTGCCTGCACCGGTCCGTGCCGTGCCGGCAGCGCCCCGCGACTCTGCAGCAGAGCTCTGGCTCGGGGCGCCCAATCACCGCGCATGAGCTTATCGCCGCGCTCTGTTGGCGCTTTGCCGATCGCCGCCGGGCGTCCTAGGCTCGTCCGCCCTGCCGCGGCCCGGCAGGCCCTCCTCCGTTCGCTCCGCGGCGCCTCGacccgccgcccgccgccgcgctCCGAAGATTGCCGGCGCTGCGGGATCGACACTCAGCGGGCGTCCTCGCCTTCTCTCCCTCCCCCCAACCAGCGTCTCTCCACCCGCCCCAGCCCACCGGCCGCCGGCGGCCTCGCTCTACGGCGCCAGCCACCTGGTTCTCCCCTGCCTCCGCCGTCGCGGCGGCTGTCGCCTGAGGGAGCCGATGCTGCGGAATCCCCGCATGCGTTGCAGGCTACGGCCGCGCGGACCGTGGCGGTGAGGAAGGAGGCGTCTACCATTCGCCCCGCATTCTGTTCTGCTTCTGCTCTCGGCTTCTCCTTCTTGGAGAATCAGGACATGGTCGGAGGGGAGGATATCTGGGAGAAGTCGAGGATCATGGtcggagggaggaggagggggccgCTGTCATCCAGGAGCGGTGGCATCTTCAACTGGCGCGCGGCGCCAGACTCCGCCCGCAGCTCCCTCCCGGCACCGCGTGCACCGTTAATGTGTAATGGTACACCATTAACGGTGTAATGGTTACagaccattaatggtgtaatttcaccgCATAATGGTGTAATGTTAGatcattaatggtgtaatggtgcagcCATTACGCCGTTAATgggtaattacaccattacccaTTAAGTGTAAATAGTGAGCCATATTACACCAATTATGACGAAACAAGAAGCAGCCGCACAGAACAACATGAGACGCCCGGTGCCCGCCGCGCTACCGTTGCGATGCACCGCCCGCGTGCACCATACACTcatatgaagaagaagaagcagccagTCGGAGATCGTGAGCGCAGTCGACGCCGCCGCGATACGGCGGAGCGCCCGAGCTGCGAGCGTGCCGCCAAGCTCGACCCGGCGCGACAATCCCCGGCTTGCGACATCACCGCTCCAGCCCTCGCCTGCCCGCCCCCGCGCCGCCCACCCTCAGCCGGACGGCCCTGCGTCGCATGGTCGCCACGACCCCTCCCTGGCACGAACCGCCGCCGGGTGGACGCTGCTTTGGCGaggccggaagtcgccgtggcgcgccccgtgctcttacaggaagaagaagaagaagaagaagaagaagaagaagagggaaaaaaaaaaaaggtgctccagcaggaggaaaaagaagaagaaaaagaaaaagagaagaaaaaatttctCCGCCTggcttcgctttttttttccagcggaaaaaaaaagaacgagagaacgaagaggagagagaaagaggaaagagaaaaagtaataagagtatttttgtcagtttgctgaaaaagcggaccgaatctgcaaaaacgaaaaaggtggccgaTTTtgaaaaagcccaaaataagtgaattttttatgcaaattggccaacaGTTTTACCAAACTTTTGTAATTCTACATCATTAAATATAACTCATATTGTCATATGCATATTTATTTGAATAAAGTGTTATTGTTGAATTCAGTGTCTATCTTTTTCGAATTTTGAGCCTATTTTAAATAGAGAAAAAGTATAGGATGAAAATTGACCTAATTTTTAATATGGGagatgtaattaaaaaaaaaaggctaaataaATAGTATGGATATTTTTATAATCTAACCattttttaaaaagcaaaattttaacTTCTTTTTCAATGATATACTTAGAAGCTTGCTTCAATCACGGTGCACCGTGTACATGCGCATTTGTCTACAAACATTTAACTTGAAACAGGTATTTATTGTTTTGGAataaggcctttttgcataaaaaatccacttattttgggcttttgcaaaatcggatcacctttttcgtttttgcagattcggtccgctttttcagcaaacgaGTATCAATTTTTGAAATgacaaaatagtatttttactAACACTTTcctactttctctctcctcttcgttctctcgttctttttttttccgctggaaaaaaaaagcgaagccAGGCGGagaaattttttcttctctttttctttttcttcttctttttcctcctgctggagcaccttttttttttttccctcttcttcttcttcttcttcttcttcttcttcttcctgtaagagcacggggcgcgccacggcgacttccggcctCGCCAAGCNNNNNNNNNNNNNNNNNNNNNNNNNaagaaaaagaaaaagaacgagagaaaaaaaaaaaaaaaagaacgcgcCCGACGGGTCcgcggcggaaaaaaaaaaaaaacgagagaacgaagaggaaagagaaagaggaaagagaaaaagtaataagggtatattggtcagtttgctgaaaaagcggacggaatctgcaaaaacgaaaaaggtggcccgattttgcaaaagcccaaaataagtgaattttttatgcaaaaaggccttggaataattgtctatatacttctcaaaatttcaaaaatatctaatttatttgtactttattttatttctaatatacctattatatatttctccgttattcaaaaatatctccgcagttaccacccgttaaatTATCTCAAGTTTCACGTGAGTTAAATGTctaccaaagttaaaaaaaaataaaatatcttttttgctcttaacttaagagcaaataagaaaagttggtgatggtagaagggtatatttgaattttgaaaaaatcaaaacataaaatacttattttgcccctaatttaagaacaaataaaaaaattttgtgatggtaaaagagtatatttgaaaggacaaaatagtaattttactaaCACTTCACTAACAAATTGAACcctaaggatatatttgaaataatttgaaatataaaaagaatattttaatattagcaTTCCAAAagagataaatcagaaagtcaaaAATTTCTTTGGAACATTACATATAGCTATTTTCCATTATATAATAATCTCTACCCTTATCCcttgatatattattattatagttatttATATAAGAAGATGAGCTAGAGGTGTGATTCAAATGGGGTGCATCGGTGCACTATTAGGTATcttttggttcgggaataagcaaaaagtggctattataagaatatgtataaattgaggtataagtgggagttagatcaattttgtgtttgataaaattaggttattctggaaataaaaaaaataacgtttggttaagtaaaatagaataagaattaaagtgagcagttataaaaaaaaataatgatattatcctctcattatatttgaatttaaattttaatttaaatttaatattaaaattaaaattttaacttttaaatttcaaaatttgaaattaaaatcaaattttaaattcataaaattttaatttttaacttaaatttcaagctttaaatttaaatcaatttaaatttgaaaaattaaaatatcaaaatttaaattttaaaaattaaaatatttaaatttaaatttaaaatttaatttggaatataaaattataaactttaattttgatattataaattataaatttttaaatttaaatttaaaattttaaaattttaaaataagaatagggtgtgaacaattaataaaataatttatctaaatttataaatttgataaaaataaattttttaataaatttataaattttttattattaataaatttataattttttcaaaaattctaattaaacttaaatttaataaaaataatttattgtaatatttaaatataatttattataaaatttattataatatttcaatataaataatatgtattaatatagtacattaaataattttataataaaaataatgtattataatatataacatattatatttatataatttagctttaatttaatttataattttaattaagtttgaaattaagtattgaaatagcactattccaccaaaatggtggaatagcaaatctcaagctattccggaataaccggaAATAGCAAGATTTGACCGAGATAAAATATccagataaaaaattatcttgTTTGGCGGGAATATCCCGTGAACCAAACGAAGTcttacaatatatattaatattcttATCTTCTCGAAACTTACTTGaactattaattattttgaccgaactatccaatattttaaaattttaattaaattatctaaccttttaatttatttaatttgaaccgattaatattattttaactttaaaatttaaatcttcaaaatccgatttttcactttctctccctgtcatttaaaaacctacactttaccatTGTAGTATCCtttcatatatatctataaactATTATGAATCCCCGTGGGATTCAagctttcttcttattttagGGAAAAAGTGGGACCCACCTCTTCTGTAAATGTACAGAATATATTTCTTTAGTGGGATCCACTAAATAATAATGTTTAGCAGAATAGGAAACATTTGAACGTTAATTGAGGAGTCCATAAATACTGGGTCATTTCAAATGTTGCACTAAATAATAATGTTTAGTGGAATAAGAAATATTTGGAAGTTAATTGACGAGCCCATAAATGCTAGGGTGTTTCTATATATGTAACGTTTCacataaaaacaaattttttttaaaaaaatatacaataatacaTGTccaataatttagttatttgttCTTAGGtgtcttaaaaaattaaatttgtatcgTCTGTGTAATTAATGCAAAGTCGGTTATCTCCTCAAGAGACTTCTCGGTTCTTCCCATCCACCCcccatctccttctctctttattttttattttttttctttcgttcacCTATTCACGAAACCCACGAAATAATAATGTTTAGCATAATAGGAAACATTTGGACGTTTATTGAGGAGCCCATAAATGCTAAGTCGTTTCAAACATTCGCATTAAATAATAATGTTTAGTGAAATGGGAAATATTTGGAAGTTTATTGAGGAGCCCATAAATGTTGGGTGATTCTATATATGTAACGTTTCACATAAGAtgattgttttttaaaaaaatatatatacaataataagTGTTCAATCATTTAGGTATTTGTTCTtaggtattttaaaaaattaaatttgtatgcTCCGTGTAAATAATGCAAAGTCGGTTGTCTACTCAAGAGATTTTTCGGGTTCTTTCCATCCGCCCGTCCATTtccttctctctatttttttttcctttcatccATATATTCACCACCACCCTCTTTGCCCTTTCGCCGCTTCTCGCTCACCTTCGACGCCTTCGGAACTCCCTTCCTCGACCACCTCCGTCgctgcagcagcagccgccTCGGCCACTGCGTTGACTCAACACAGCCAAGATCATTTTGAAAGAGAGGGTTGGTGTATCGGCTGCAGAAGTGAAACATTGAGTGAAATTTCAATATATTCAGTAATTTTGTCTCAGTAATTTCAGAGACCTCATtgtgaattaattttttaatcggGTTAGAGTGAATTTTTGATTGTTGTGTAACTATTTTGTAGGTACAGCAGCAAGCGGTATTAGGGGTGGAGAGTGGACTGCGTATTCATCAGTCAACAACCTTTAATAGtcatgatatttattttcatggtTTGTTTCTACAACCTaacttttttatctattttgaatattacttaattatttttttcatctttatctatattttatattggtTTTGGCAATTCATTCCGCTTTAGGAATTCAAATAGTTTTCAGTTCAACTATATGAATATGCATAGCAAATAACTATTTTATGATTATCTAATTTCGTATTCTTGGACTCATTTCAAATATGGAAAgaaaagagtatatatatagttcgaatGTTTAGCAAAATTAATGTGTGATCGGATATAATTACAGTAGATATAATACAAAGATTGTAGATTTATcttattgaatatttttattttgtttcaggAATTGACTGCTTCTGCCTGCAACGATTAATTATATTGACgggttcttttttatttgaatttaatgctttatttattttctcctatttttcactatataatatattttaaactaatgtTAACCTTTTTTATTAGGAATTCATTGCTTGTGTGTGGTTGATCTGTAATTGTTTGTCTCTGATTTTGTGCATATGACGTAAATtgcagccaaaaaaaaaaaaattgcagctcTGATCNATAGGAGCTAGCCCATGAATaacaagttaaaaatattagaaggaatatatatatactagtgtagtgacccgcgcgatgcggcgggtagataatattcaatatttaacgtTAGTTTTTCTACTAtaattttttcgtttttcaGTTAGATAGGTCTCCAAGAAAAAAGTTACAGTAAGCCTTGCACACGTGGAACatgattataaatattaatgaaattttattttataaattgtactttgtaatatatagattttttttggaGTATTGAAAAACAACGATTAATAATTAAATGAATGTTTATTTAATGTATAAAAACCTATCGACGATTTGTTCGATGTTGTTGTCATGCTTCATTATATTTTGCATCTTATATATTACAAAGtacaatttataaaataaaatttcattaatatttataatcatGTTCCACGTGTGCAAGGCTTACTGTAACTTTTTTCTTGGAGACCTATCTAACtgaaaaacgaaaaaattaTAGTAGAAAAACTAacgttaaatattgaatattatctacccgccgcatcgcgcgggtcactacactagtatatatatatatatatattagtacttAGTTAGTTGGTGATGACTGAGTGTGGCtatggatgccacgtgcaccccccatgcatgcttatcaacaAAGTTACATGTGGGCATTTCTTTATTTTACTTGTCACTCTCTATTTCTCTGGAGCCGTAcgcaaggaggaggagaaccCAGTTAGAGCGCGtgtgtcgccgacgtcgcgccgcggtacCGTTTGAGCGTGTgttcgtcgtcgtagcatcgcgaggaggccgggcgagggtgcgtttacgccgttctcgacgtcgcacAGGATTGgaattagcttttgaggtgggtttatcatcagATTTCTACTCCTATAGT
This genomic window contains:
- the LOC109727560 gene encoding zinc finger CCCH domain-containing protein 35-like; amino-acid sequence: MGGEVGERDDEATKEGEGVCLDTDRRVRESEGVGEAAWSRMSVRNEKEDESFKIFFFFFPPRDQLFESWLHPAQYRTRLCKDETGCARRVCFFAHKPDELHAVNPSLASVSAGLALPSPRSSNDDVAAAALILFQQQQQTLPPPSSSSPSSCCARRSSTRGSAPRAACTVNGVMVHHYTSYEEPAASRDTSARARPSGDVRLSPRR